Proteins encoded in a region of the Triticum dicoccoides isolate Atlit2015 ecotype Zavitan chromosome 3A, WEW_v2.0, whole genome shotgun sequence genome:
- the LOC119271846 gene encoding uncharacterized protein LOC119271846: MVGMLAAMDLDPIQIRRQFFTWMVGDAMRGPVRGWRISAGVQAVTYVLMARLRVVLASREIGMTRLAPSSLVRASAVCKQWRCAATDPKFLHRFRLHHRKPPLLGLFHRRKDDIVFTPIMDRPDRIPPERFDLHLLDMDSHTMWMVELLDCRHGRVLLMDTLWDEVIMCEPITGEQHRLTVPPEFVRNRFTGAVLCAAIDHDHVHGSCHSSPFNVVLISALGGNNQPIACVYSSETGEWGDIIPSTVSFELFYDHTPGLLVGNALYWLLDSISNDILKFDLDEQSLAVIRGPPLTNDFRHGSHCIIQAGDGAIGFAILSYPHLQMWQRNINFHGVATWVLWKTIDMRMIIGLPKQIQGKRAVVRRILGSLEDSDEILLSVGRGAYKVQLKSMKSKKLCENGYLTRYHSFNSFYPPGTSIAGGLDGADMMHDTQGDSLVRSSNVLKW; encoded by the exons ATGGTGGGCATGTTGGCGGCCATGGATCTGGACCCCATCCAGATTCGTCGTCAGTTCTTCACCTGGATGGTCGGCGACGCGATGAGGGGTCCGGTGAGGGGATGGAGGATCTCTGCCGGAGTACAGGCGGTGACATACGTCTTAATGGCGAGGCTCCGCGTGGTTCTAGCCAGCCGCGAGATCGGGATGACGCGGCTTGCG CCCTCCTCGCTCGTCCGGGCCTCCGCGGTCTGCAAGCAGTGGCGCTGCGCCGCCACCGACCCCAAGTTCCTCCACCGCTTCCGCCTCCACCACCGGAAGCCGCCCCTCCTCGGCCTCTTCCACCGCCGCAAGGATGATATCGTCTTCACCCCCATCATGGACCGTCCCGACCGAATCCCTCCAGAGCGTTTCGACCTGCATCTCCTGGACATGGACAGCCACACCATGTGGATGGTCGAACTGCTTGATTGCCGCCATGGCCGCGTCCTTCTCATGGACACTCTGTGGGACGAGGTCATCATGTGCGAACCTATCACCGGCGAGCAGCACCGCTTGACCGTTCCGCCAGAGTTCGTAAGGAATCGCTTCACCGGGGCTGTGCTCTGTGCTGCCATCGACCATGACCACGTGCACGGAAGCTGCCACTCGAGCCCATTCAACGTGGTGTTGATCTCCGCTCTCGGAGGGAATAATCAACCTATCGCCTGTGTTTACTCCTCGGAGACTGGTGAATGGGGTGATATCATTCCATCAACCGTTTCATTTGAGCTTTTTTATGACCATACCCCTGGGTTGCTTGTTGGTAATGCCCTTTACTGGTTGTTGGATTCTATAAGCAATGACATACTTAAGTTTGATTTGGATGAGCAGAGCCTAGCTGTGATTAGGGGGCCTCCTCTTACAAATGATTTTCGCCATGGTAGTCATTGCATCATCCAGGCTGGGGATGGCGCGATTGGGTTTGCCATATTGTCTTACCCTCACTTACAAATGTGGCAGAGGAATATCAATTTTCACGGTGTTGCCACATGGGTGCTATGGAAAACAATTGACATGCGTATGATTATTGGGCTCCCTAAACAGATTCAAGGAAAGAGGGCAGTTGTGAGACGTATATTGGGATCCCTTGAGGATAGTGATGAAATACTTCTATCTGTGGGCCGTGGTGCCTATAAGGTTCAACTTAAGTCAATGAAGTCTAAAAAACTTTGTGAAAACGGTTATTTAACTCGCTATCATTCTTTCAACAGTTTCTATCCTCCAG GCACATCCATTGCTGGTGGACTTGATGGAGCTGACATGATGCATGATACACAAGGTGATAGTTTGGTTAGATCTTCTAATGTGCTGAAATGGTAA